A portion of the Deinococcota bacterium genome contains these proteins:
- a CDS encoding type II toxin-antitoxin system VapC family toxin, whose translation MNGQPDVVRRVREAKQLVLSAIVMGELLFGFRNGNRFDKNVEELESFLSHARVSFLPVTKTTADRFGRIATLLKRKGTPIPSNDIWIAAHVMEAGAELVTLGGESGG comes from the coding sequence GTGAACGGTCAACCCGACGTTGTAAGGCGCGTACGCGAGGCGAAGCAGCTCGTTCTCTCCGCTATCGTTATGGGGGAGTTGCTGTTCGGGTTTCGTAACGGTAACCGCTTCGACAAGAACGTTGAAGAACTCGAGTCTTTTTTGAGCCATGCCCGGGTATCTTTCCTACCCGTCACCAAGACAACAGCCGACCGCTTCGGGCGCATCGCCACGCTGCTCAAACGGAAAGGAACCCCTATCCCGTCCAATGACATCTGGATCGCCGCTCACGTGATGGAGGCGGGGGCGGAG